A stretch of DNA from Desulfovibrio gilichinskyi:
TATTTATACTCCTTACAAAATTAACGCGGACCTTAAAAATATTTACGCCCTCGGTTATTTCGATGACGTCAAAGTTAAAGTAAGTGACGTTCCAGGCGGAAAGAAAGTTGTTTTTGAAGTTGTTGAAAAACCTCGAATTCAAGCTATTTCTGTTCAGGGTGCTGATGCAATCAGTTCTGATGATATTCTTGCCGCCGTTAATACTAAAACTGGCGCAGTTCTCAACCCGAAAGTACTTTCCGATGACCTTAATACTGTACGTGAAATGTACCGTAAGGAAGGTTATTATAAAGCCAAAGTCGATTACAGCGTAGACGGTGAGGGAGCCCAAGCCCGCCTTAATCTTAATATAGATGAAGGTAAAAAACTTTACATTGAAGGTATCATTATACAGGGAGCTAAACAGCTTAATGCTGATGAAGTCAAAGCTCAGCTTGCATTAACTGAGAGAGGGTGGCTTTCCTGGTTTACTAAAACCGGAGTACTTAAAGAAGAGCTTCTTGAGCGTGATGCTTCAGCTATTTTAGCATATTATGGAAACCGCGGATTTATTGATGCAAAAGTCGGTGAGCCTGAAGTCGAAATAAAAGATGACGGTATATATGTGACTTTTCAAGTTTCTGAAGGTGATCGCTATAAGGTTGGCAGTGTTGAACTGAGAGGAGACCTCATTGTCAGCAAGGCAAAATTGAAAGAAATTATTGCTTCGGATGACATGGCCGACGGTGGAGAATACCTCGACAGATCTGTTCTTCGTGAAGATATGAAAGCTATTTCAGATTTTTATGCCAACTTCGGCTATGCATACGCAGAAGCCAATATTCAGTTTGATCAAAACTCCGAGGATAAAACTGTCGGAATTACTTTTATGATTACTAAACGTCAGAAAGTTCATATCCGCAGAGTTATTATTGAAGGGAACGCAAAAACCCGTAATAACGTAATATTACGTGAAATGCGTCTTGCAGATGGCGATTTGTTCAGTGGAACAAAGTTGCAGCGTTCAATTGTCAGATTGAATAAGTTAGACTTTTTCAGTGAAGTGGATATTGAGCCGGTTCCGACCGGTGATCCCAGTGAAATGGATTTAAAGGTTAAGGTTAAAGATAAAAATACCGGTATGGTCAGTGGTGGTATCGGGTACTCAACATCAGACAGTGTTTTCGTTTCAGCCAAAATTACCGAACGAAATTTGTTCGGTCGCGGTTGGGATTTCGGTCTTAATGGCGGATGGAGTTCAAAGAGTATCAGTTATGGTATTAACTTCTATAACCCACGCGTCGGCGATACCTTGTGGGGCTCAGGAGCTCAGACTTACTGGCGTAATGAAGATTATGATGATTACGATAAGCAGACAATCGGTGGAGTTATTGAAGCTACATACCCGCTCGGCGAGTATACAAACTTCTTCAGTAATTATCGTTTAGATAACTATTATATTGACGATATTTCAGATGATGCAGCTCAGGAAATTAAGGATATTGAAGGCACTAACTGGTCCAGTGTTGTAACTGCAGGTTTTAAAAGAGATACAACGAACAAAGCCTTTAATCCTTCAACCGGTACTTTGAACACTGCAAAGGTTGAAATGGGCGGCGGTATATTGATGGGTGATGACTCATACGTTAAATATACACTCGATTCCAACTACTTTACTCCAGTATTCTGGGATTTGATCTTCCATTGGAGAGGTAAAGTTGGATTTATTCATGATAACTTCGGCAGCGGTGATATCCCTGTTTTTGAAAGATTCTATTTAGGTGGAATTAATGATGTCCGTGGTTACTCTTCAAGAGGAATTTCTCCTCGTGACAGTTCTTCCGGTGATCGTATCGGTGGTAATAAGATGATGTTCATGAACTTCGAGCTGTTATTTCCGATTAATGAGGAATTCGGTCTAGTTGGTGTTGCTTTCTTTGATATAGGTAACTCATGGGATGACGGACAAGATTTCTTTTCTGATACTAAACAGGCTGACGGAAGCGATCTCACACTCGGACTGTACAAGAGTATCGGTGCTGGTATAAGGTGGTTCTCCCCAATGGGACCGATCAGAGTTGAATACGGTTACGGCCTTGATAAACTTCAAGATAGCAACCGTCATAAGATTGAATTCTCAATGGGGCAGTTCTTTTAACAGAGTTTGATAGAATTAATTGATTAGCAAGGGCATGTCTGGAATACCTGGCATGCCTTTTCCACTGAATGTAGTCGTTAGACAATAAAGGAGTTTTTAGTAATGCGTAAAATTCTATTTTTAGTTTTGATTTTGGTATTGGCTTTTCAGGCACAGGCTTTCGCTGATACTCAGAAAATGGCCGTTGTTTCTCTCGACAAATTGCTTAAAGATTCTGAAATAGGTCAGGTTGCTTATAAGCAATTAGAAGAAAAATTTAAGTCTGCTAAAGCTAAAATGGAAGTTCAGCAAAAAGAACTTGAAAGTTTAAAACAGTCTTTGCAGAAGCAGAGCCTTGTACTTTCATTAGAAGCTAAGCAAGATAAAGAGTTAGAATTCAAACGTAAAGTTCGCGATTATCAGGACCTTGCACAAGCAACCCAGAGAAAAATGCAAGCTGAACAGCAAAAGCTTGGAACTCCTGTAATGGAAGCTGTTAAAGAAGCTGTCGATTCATACGCCAAGAAAAACACAGTAACTGCTGTATTTGATAAAAGATCTTCTGGATTTCTTTATGTAGACGATACTGTTGATGTAACAAATGAAGTTCTTCTTGAAATGAACCGTGCTTTCAGAGCAGGTAAAAAGTAGGGATTTATGCTTTTATCAGAACTTGCAGCCTTACTCGGGCTAACTATATCCGGTAAAGATGTTAACATTACCGGAGTTAATACTCTGGAAAATGCAGGACCAAGTGAGCTTTCTTTTTTAGCTAATCCTAAATACGAAGTTCAACTTGCGACATCAAAAGCTGCAGCCGTAGTACTTGATGCAAAATATGCTGATCAGGTTGAGTCTGCTATACTCAGCGAAAATCCGTATATGGATTTAGCTAAAGCAATGCATGTTTTTTCAAAGCCTCAGGGATGTATCGAAGGTATTCATGAACTTGCCTTTATTCATCCAGATGCTGAAGTTGATGAAACAGCTACGGTTTATCCGTTTGCTTTTGTTGGCAAAGGGGCAAAGATCGGTCCGAACTCAAAGATTTTTGCCGGAGTTTACATCGGCGAAGATTGTGAAATAGGATCAGGATGCTGTCTTTACCCCAATTGCTCTATCATGGCCGGCATAATTATCGGTTCCGGTGTTATTATTCAGCCTGGAGCAGTTATCGGCGGTGACGGATTCGGTTATGCACAGGTTTCAGGAAAGCATATGAAA
This window harbors:
- the bamA gene encoding outer membrane protein assembly factor BamA, whose product is MSRIKIMFLLIAATLAFLLNSGAEKAQADEASSIVLSVLPFEVNANADTQYLKDSLPTLISDRLRAAGFRVVDQKKVMQLVDEQGYEFLNLQSAKDMALLSGAGYSIYGSFSQIGEDLSLDVRLVDAFGMKSAIPLFVSKKGLINLLPAVDELVAKVKLELLSQDKIADVEVVGTRVLDKDVVMMRTNIKIGDIYTPYKINADLKNIYALGYFDDVKVKVSDVPGGKKVVFEVVEKPRIQAISVQGADAISSDDILAAVNTKTGAVLNPKVLSDDLNTVREMYRKEGYYKAKVDYSVDGEGAQARLNLNIDEGKKLYIEGIIIQGAKQLNADEVKAQLALTERGWLSWFTKTGVLKEELLERDASAILAYYGNRGFIDAKVGEPEVEIKDDGIYVTFQVSEGDRYKVGSVELRGDLIVSKAKLKEIIASDDMADGGEYLDRSVLREDMKAISDFYANFGYAYAEANIQFDQNSEDKTVGITFMITKRQKVHIRRVIIEGNAKTRNNVILREMRLADGDLFSGTKLQRSIVRLNKLDFFSEVDIEPVPTGDPSEMDLKVKVKDKNTGMVSGGIGYSTSDSVFVSAKITERNLFGRGWDFGLNGGWSSKSISYGINFYNPRVGDTLWGSGAQTYWRNEDYDDYDKQTIGGVIEATYPLGEYTNFFSNYRLDNYYIDDISDDAAQEIKDIEGTNWSSVVTAGFKRDTTNKAFNPSTGTLNTAKVEMGGGILMGDDSYVKYTLDSNYFTPVFWDLIFHWRGKVGFIHDNFGSGDIPVFERFYLGGINDVRGYSSRGISPRDSSSGDRIGGNKMMFMNFELLFPINEEFGLVGVAFFDIGNSWDDGQDFFSDTKQADGSDLTLGLYKSIGAGIRWFSPMGPIRVEYGYGLDKLQDSNRHKIEFSMGQFF
- a CDS encoding OmpH family outer membrane protein, with translation MRKILFLVLILVLAFQAQAFADTQKMAVVSLDKLLKDSEIGQVAYKQLEEKFKSAKAKMEVQQKELESLKQSLQKQSLVLSLEAKQDKELEFKRKVRDYQDLAQATQRKMQAEQQKLGTPVMEAVKEAVDSYAKKNTVTAVFDKRSSGFLYVDDTVDVTNEVLLEMNRAFRAGKK
- the lpxD gene encoding UDP-3-O-(3-hydroxymyristoyl)glucosamine N-acyltransferase, producing the protein MLLSELAALLGLTISGKDVNITGVNTLENAGPSELSFLANPKYEVQLATSKAAAVVLDAKYADQVESAILSENPYMDLAKAMHVFSKPQGCIEGIHELAFIHPDAEVDETATVYPFAFVGKGAKIGPNSKIFAGVYIGEDCEIGSGCCLYPNCSIMAGIIIGSGVIIQPGAVIGGDGFGYAQVSGKHMKIPQIGTVKICDHVEIGSNTTIDRAALDVTRIGSGTKIDNLVQIAHNVITGDDCLIISQSGIAGSTKLGNSVILAAQAGLVDNIKIGNGAIIGAQSGVTNDVPDGFVGAGSPLLEKNKYLRSSISLKKLPDMGRKLSTLEKRIEALEVELAKGK